In one Ktedonobacteraceae bacterium genomic region, the following are encoded:
- a CDS encoding ABC transporter permease subunit, with product MAQVFIPDNPREREQLTGASTKKETTYTQERRSKAARRLGGVDLLVALGILAAIAFLIIAAQRWTAPLTPSVSIDLNPQVLPLYAGYSLLRMILGYILSLIFTLVYGHIAATNRRASIVMIPILDILQSIPILSFMPAVILALVAAFPHSNIGLELASVILIFTSQAWNMTFSYYHSARTVPTELQEVATIARMRPWQRFLKLEVPSSMIGLIWNSMMSWAGGWFFLMASEQFTLGSHSFQLPGLGSYLQAAANTGNTEAILLGLATLIIVIVLLDLLFWRPLVAWADKFKLELSTEGEAPHSPILDALRRSAIIAFLNRHIFRPAGHLLAMFLNWLQPLPDREHRASVTAQKENTFSIRRVIGWLIAALALVIIIVGLWFAIRLLFQVNLATWGELLLAGIATWLRTVAALAIGIAWTVPLGVAIGLSPRWSRRLQPVVQVIASIPATAVFPVLLLVLVDLPGGLSLAAIVLMLLGTQWYILFNVIAGAMAIPSDLREASTVYHVSGWRRWRTLILPAIFPYLVTGMLTASGGAWNASIVSEYVVFNNHISSTIGLGASIAAAAATGNFPVLLAATLLMAIIVVIINRLLWKRLYTLAERRYTLG from the coding sequence GTGGCTCAAGTTTTCATTCCCGATAACCCCCGCGAGCGTGAGCAACTCACGGGGGCAAGCACGAAAAAAGAAACGACTTACACTCAAGAGCGCCGTTCAAAGGCGGCACGTCGTTTGGGTGGCGTTGATCTCCTGGTTGCGCTGGGCATACTTGCTGCTATAGCCTTTCTCATCATAGCCGCCCAACGTTGGACAGCTCCGCTGACACCCAGCGTCTCTATTGACCTGAATCCCCAGGTGCTGCCGCTGTATGCTGGCTATTCGCTGCTGCGTATGATCCTGGGTTACATCCTCTCGCTCATTTTTACCCTGGTCTATGGACATATCGCGGCCACCAACCGGCGAGCAAGTATCGTGATGATTCCAATACTCGATATCCTGCAGAGCATTCCTATTCTCTCGTTCATGCCGGCTGTCATCCTGGCATTGGTCGCCGCATTTCCGCACTCCAATATCGGTCTTGAACTGGCAAGCGTTATACTGATCTTTACCAGCCAGGCCTGGAACATGACCTTCAGCTACTATCATTCGGCACGCACTGTCCCTACCGAATTGCAGGAGGTGGCCACAATTGCGCGCATGCGCCCCTGGCAGCGCTTTCTTAAGCTAGAAGTACCATCATCGATGATTGGCCTGATCTGGAACAGTATGATGAGCTGGGCCGGTGGCTGGTTTTTCTTGATGGCTTCCGAGCAATTTACCCTGGGCAGCCATTCTTTTCAACTACCAGGGTTGGGTTCTTATCTCCAGGCTGCCGCGAACACCGGCAATACTGAAGCCATCCTGCTCGGCCTTGCGACGCTCATTATAGTAATCGTTCTGCTCGATCTGCTCTTCTGGCGTCCGTTGGTAGCCTGGGCCGACAAGTTCAAACTGGAATTGAGCACCGAAGGGGAAGCGCCCCACTCCCCGATCCTTGATGCGCTGCGCCGCTCAGCAATCATTGCCTTTTTGAACCGGCACATCTTTCGACCTGCCGGGCACCTGCTCGCCATGTTCCTGAACTGGCTCCAACCGTTACCAGACCGGGAGCATAGAGCATCCGTAACTGCTCAAAAGGAAAACACCTTTTCCATACGGCGTGTTATTGGATGGTTGATAGCAGCATTAGCATTGGTGATAATCATTGTTGGCCTATGGTTTGCAATACGTCTCCTTTTTCAGGTAAATCTCGCCACCTGGGGAGAGTTGCTGCTTGCCGGCATTGCCACATGGCTGCGCACGGTCGCGGCGCTCGCGATTGGCATCGCCTGGACTGTGCCGCTTGGGGTTGCCATCGGGCTATCACCGCGCTGGTCACGTCGCCTGCAGCCGGTCGTACAGGTGATTGCCTCTATTCCGGCAACGGCGGTCTTCCCCGTTCTGCTGCTAGTCCTTGTAGACCTGCCCGGTGGGCTTTCGCTTGCCGCCATTGTGCTAATGCTATTGGGAACACAGTGGTATATACTCTTCAATGTCATCGCCGGAGCAATGGCCATTCCCAGCGACCTGCGCGAAGCCTCAACGGTCTATCACGTAAGTGGCTGGCGCAGGTGGCGCACGCTGATACTGCCTGCCATCTTTCCTTACCTGGTGACGGGCATGCTAACCGCCAGCGGTGGCGCGTGGAATGCCAGTATTGTTTCAGAATATGTTGTATTCAACAATCACATCTCCAGCACAATAGGTCTTGGGGCAAGCATTGCCGCTGCCGCAGCTACGGGAAACTTCCCTGTCCTGCTGGCAGCCACCCTTTTGATGGCTATTATCGTCGTTATTATTAACCGCCTGCTCTGGAAACGCCTGTATACCCTGGCAGAGCGCCGCTATACATTAGGATAG
- a CDS encoding carbon-nitrogen hydrolase family protein: MEIKIAVVQCTINQFAPEKNLIRAEQFIEMASSQAQLIVFPEDFVVGPLIGRRQFADYDGRYFRHFQHLAAKYTIDIVPGSIPEGTETGIYNTTCYIDRGGNILGKYRKVNLWIPERAYNTPGTESCVFQTRFGKVGLIICWDLIFPEIFRAMAREGVEMVICPSYWCLEDAGEGMKYDENSEIKLVNALCVTRAFENEIVLVYTNAAGRLNYEGNTGTLIGQSQVTVPFKGSLGTMEHNEEEMRYFVVDTSILDDAEKAYKIREDLRKSVSA; this comes from the coding sequence ATGGAAATAAAGATAGCCGTAGTACAATGCACTATCAACCAATTTGCCCCGGAAAAGAATCTCATAAGGGCCGAGCAGTTCATTGAAATGGCCTCATCGCAGGCACAGCTGATTGTCTTTCCTGAAGATTTTGTCGTCGGGCCGCTGATTGGTAGAAGACAGTTTGCCGATTACGACGGGCGTTATTTCAGGCATTTCCAACACCTGGCTGCTAAATACACGATTGACATTGTTCCCGGCTCAATCCCGGAGGGCACAGAGACAGGCATCTATAATACGACCTGCTATATTGATCGCGGTGGAAACATTCTGGGTAAGTACAGAAAAGTGAACCTGTGGATACCCGAAAGAGCCTATAATACTCCCGGCACTGAAAGCTGCGTTTTTCAAACGCGCTTTGGCAAAGTTGGGCTGATTATCTGCTGGGATTTGATCTTTCCTGAGATTTTCCGAGCAATGGCGCGTGAAGGCGTGGAGATGGTGATCTGCCCAAGCTACTGGTGCCTTGAAGATGCCGGCGAGGGCATGAAGTACGACGAGAACTCCGAGATCAAGCTGGTCAATGCTTTGTGCGTGACAAGAGCGTTCGAAAACGAGATCGTGCTGGTTTACACCAATGCTGCCGGACGATTGAATTACGAGGGCAACACGGGAACGCTGATCGGCCAATCACAAGTTACCGTTCCTTTCAAGGGCTCTCTCGGAACAATGGAGCATAACGAGGAAGAGATGCGCTACTTTGTCGTAGATACCTCTATTTTGGATGATGCGGAGAAAGCATACAAAATACGGGAGGATTTGCGAAAGAGCGTTTCAGCTTGA
- a CDS encoding NAD(P)/FAD-dependent oxidoreductase: protein MAQSTDQFDVIIIGAGHNGLVAAGYLARAGKKVLVLEKRDRVGGACTLEEPFPGFTMSPCAYVVSLLRPEIIRDLELHRYGFDAYVKDPQMFVPFLDGNYLFFRASTEKTVEGIRRLSPHDAEAYPKFLRFFDRASEILTPILLEEPPSIADLAARFRGEDEEIYRYLMFGNLYDMLADYFESDYLRAAFAGQGVIGSFIGPKTPGSVYVMWHHMFGEVNGEHGMWGYVRGGMGRISFAMAASAEAHGAVIRTNAPVAKILVHNGRAEGVRLENGEELRAAAVLSNADPKRTFLQFCAGVGLDKSFLKRISHIKTESAVIKLNIALKELPSFKCIPGTTPGLQHAGSCDITPTPDWVQEAFEDAERGELSRKPYIEAYMQSATDPTVAPAGYHTISMFCQYAPYHLKGREWSDAVKNEMADRIIATMTEFAPNFADAVIDRQVLSPLDIEQRYGLPNGNIFQGEITPDQLFSLRPTPECARYRTPIEGLYLCGSGSHPGGGVMGAPGHNAAQALLSDWAKR, encoded by the coding sequence ATGGCACAATCAACCGATCAATTCGACGTTATCATTATTGGAGCAGGACACAATGGACTCGTTGCAGCAGGCTATTTAGCTCGCGCGGGTAAAAAAGTGCTGGTGCTGGAAAAACGCGATCGAGTAGGTGGCGCATGTACACTCGAAGAGCCTTTTCCCGGTTTCACCATGTCGCCGTGCGCTTATGTTGTAAGCCTGCTGCGTCCTGAGATCATTCGCGATCTAGAATTGCACCGGTATGGTTTTGATGCTTATGTCAAAGACCCGCAAATGTTTGTACCATTCCTGGATGGCAACTATCTATTTTTCCGCGCCAGCACCGAGAAAACGGTCGAAGGCATCCGCCGTCTTTCGCCCCATGATGCCGAAGCCTATCCCAAATTCCTGCGTTTCTTTGACCGCGCTTCCGAGATACTCACCCCCATCCTGCTCGAAGAGCCTCCATCGATAGCCGACCTGGCCGCTCGCTTCCGCGGTGAGGACGAAGAAATCTACCGCTATTTGATGTTCGGCAACCTCTACGACATGCTGGCTGATTATTTCGAGTCCGATTATTTACGCGCAGCATTCGCAGGGCAGGGCGTCATTGGTTCTTTTATCGGCCCTAAAACTCCAGGATCAGTGTATGTGATGTGGCACCATATGTTTGGCGAAGTTAACGGCGAGCATGGCATGTGGGGATATGTGCGAGGCGGCATGGGACGCATCAGCTTTGCCATGGCCGCGTCCGCCGAGGCTCATGGCGCAGTCATTCGCACGAATGCTCCCGTCGCGAAAATCCTCGTGCATAATGGACGCGCAGAGGGCGTGCGACTGGAGAATGGAGAAGAATTGCGCGCCGCCGCGGTGCTCTCAAATGCCGACCCCAAACGCACCTTTTTGCAGTTCTGCGCCGGCGTGGGCCTGGATAAGAGCTTCCTCAAACGCATCTCACACATCAAAACCGAGAGCGCCGTTATCAAGCTGAACATCGCGCTGAAAGAGTTGCCCAGTTTCAAGTGCATTCCCGGAACGACGCCAGGCCTGCAACATGCCGGTTCCTGCGATATCACCCCGACACCTGATTGGGTGCAGGAAGCATTCGAGGATGCGGAACGCGGCGAACTCTCGCGCAAACCCTATATCGAGGCCTACATGCAGTCGGCAACCGATCCTACAGTCGCGCCCGCCGGTTATCATACAATCTCGATGTTCTGCCAGTATGCTCCTTATCATTTAAAGGGCCGCGAATGGTCTGATGCGGTGAAAAACGAGATGGCCGACCGCATCATCGCTACCATGACCGAATTCGCGCCCAACTTTGCAGACGCAGTGATTGATCGCCAGGTGCTCAGTCCCCTCGATATCGAACAACGCTATGGCCTGCCCAACGGCAATATCTTCCAGGGCGAGATCACGCCAGACCAGCTTTTCTCGCTCAGACCTACACCTGAATGCGCGCGCTATCGCACTCCTATCGAGGGACTGTACCTCTGCGGCTCCGGCTCGCATCCCGGTGGTGGAGTGATGGGTGCGCCGGGCCACAACGCGGCACAGGCACTCTTGAGCGATTGGGCAAAGAGGTAA
- a CDS encoding Hsp20/alpha crystallin family protein — protein sequence MAGITRYDPYSEALSLRNAMDQLLAQSFVNPSWGWSRTQTMMAPMDVCQTDNGYEVNVALPGVNPQDIDVTVHQNTIDIKGTFNYRHQHEQNQPQRQGQQTAQMQGQIQQGQQRGETHNWLMREIGSGTFERTITLPQPIDADKIESSYQNGILTLNIPLSETSRPRKINVNKGQTQGQQVTVESR from the coding sequence ATGGCAGGAATTACACGTTACGACCCTTACAGCGAAGCCTTATCGCTGCGTAATGCCATGGACCAGCTCCTGGCACAGAGCTTTGTCAATCCTAGCTGGGGTTGGAGTCGCACACAGACCATGATGGCTCCTATGGATGTTTGCCAGACAGACAATGGTTACGAGGTGAATGTTGCCCTACCTGGAGTGAACCCGCAGGACATCGATGTGACGGTGCATCAGAACACCATTGACATTAAAGGAACGTTCAACTACCGGCACCAGCATGAACAGAATCAGCCGCAGCGCCAGGGCCAGCAAACTGCCCAGATGCAGGGGCAGATCCAACAGGGCCAGCAGCGTGGTGAAACCCACAACTGGCTTATGCGGGAAATAGGCTCCGGCACTTTCGAGCGCACCATCACGCTACCCCAGCCCATTGATGCAGACAAGATCGAGTCGAGCTACCAGAATGGCATCCTTACGCTCAACATTCCCTTGAGCGAGACCAGCCGCCCCAGGAAGATCAATGTAAACAAGGGGCAGACCCAGGGGCAACAGGTAACCGTTGAGTCACGATAG
- a CDS encoding OAM dimerization domain-containing protein yields MQIRPYGDTANDGIVQLSFTLPLALNARAREAARRYAMLMGISNPLVAHAEAMDKEFSFFVIYGACSHTLDPDQISVDELAHDELDFHEINELVEKRLGRRITVVGAAIESDAHTVGIDAIFNAKGYAGNYGLERFPAFRAINLGAQVSCEALLRCAAEEGAEAILVSQVVTQKNVHIHNLTKLIELAEAEEVRERYLFIVGGPRISHAFAKELGYDAGFGPGSNAMMVASYIAQELIARSEYA; encoded by the coding sequence ATGCAAATACGCCCCTATGGTGACACTGCCAATGATGGTATTGTACAGCTTTCATTCACTCTACCCCTGGCATTGAATGCTCGCGCGCGAGAGGCTGCCCGGCGCTATGCCATGCTCATGGGCATTAGCAATCCCCTGGTTGCCCATGCCGAGGCCATGGATAAGGAATTCTCTTTTTTCGTGATCTATGGCGCATGTTCGCATACGCTTGATCCTGATCAGATTTCGGTGGACGAACTGGCGCATGACGAACTGGATTTCCATGAGATCAACGAACTGGTTGAAAAGAGGTTAGGCCGCCGGATAACTGTTGTTGGCGCGGCTATCGAAAGTGATGCGCATACGGTTGGCATCGATGCGATCTTCAATGCCAAGGGATATGCCGGAAATTATGGATTGGAACGCTTTCCCGCCTTTCGCGCTATAAATCTAGGCGCTCAAGTATCATGCGAAGCCCTGTTAAGGTGTGCTGCCGAGGAGGGAGCCGAGGCAATCCTGGTATCGCAGGTAGTGACGCAAAAGAATGTGCATATTCATAACCTGACGAAATTGATCGAGCTGGCAGAGGCAGAGGAGGTGCGCGAACGCTATCTGTTCATCGTTGGAGGGCCGCGTATTTCTCATGCCTTCGCCAAGGAGCTAGGGTATGATGCCGGTTTTGGGCCGGGTTCAAACGCGATGATGGTTGCAAGCTATATTGCCCAGGAATTGATCGCCAGGTCAGAATACGCATGA
- a CDS encoding glycoside hydrolase family 3 N-terminal domain-containing protein: MELEKVQQIMAGMTLDQKLGQLIIVEYLGNDYSASGLQYMVSQQYVGGFLYQESNHNFDPPYDQISNAAAFSQQAMKDARVPLLIGTDQEGGLVNRLYVFHGYLPSAAEMAATGNPNYAYQQGAQAAKWMLQLGINADLAPVVDVHTVDPPVLETRMFGSDPQTVAKYAGAYLDGLQQNEVAGCLKHFPGLGAITSDPHTGLPTVNRSLPDLEKIDLAPYKLLIASKQPAMIMSTDVLMPAIDPNLPAELSPKTITGVLRNQLGYNGVVITDGLYMQGISDQWTLSQAAVLSIIAGDDLVEGPYTPDQVAAVVTALKQAIQQGKLTIDRINQSVQRILLMKLQYGIIK; this comes from the coding sequence GTGGAACTGGAAAAAGTGCAGCAAATAATGGCCGGCATGACGCTGGATCAAAAATTGGGCCAGCTTATCATAGTGGAGTATCTTGGAAATGATTACTCGGCAAGCGGCTTACAATATATGGTTTCGCAGCAATATGTTGGCGGTTTTCTCTACCAGGAGAGCAATCATAATTTTGATCCGCCTTACGATCAGATAAGCAATGCCGCGGCATTCTCCCAGCAAGCCATGAAAGATGCCAGAGTTCCTTTATTAATCGGCACCGACCAGGAGGGTGGGCTGGTCAATCGGCTCTACGTCTTTCATGGATACCTGCCCTCGGCGGCTGAGATGGCGGCGACAGGCAATCCGAACTATGCCTACCAGCAGGGGGCGCAGGCCGCAAAGTGGATGTTACAGTTAGGCATTAATGCCGATCTTGCTCCGGTTGTCGATGTGCATACTGTGGACCCACCTGTACTGGAGACGCGCATGTTTGGCAGCGATCCGCAAACTGTGGCGAAGTATGCAGGCGCATATCTCGATGGCCTGCAACAAAATGAGGTGGCGGGATGCCTCAAACACTTTCCGGGACTGGGCGCAATTACCTCCGATCCCCATACCGGCCTCCCGACCGTCAATCGCAGCTTACCCGATCTGGAAAAGATCGATCTTGCTCCCTATAAATTGTTGATCGCTTCGAAGCAACCGGCAATGATCATGTCCACCGACGTATTAATGCCCGCGATTGATCCGAACCTGCCGGCTGAGCTTTCGCCCAAGACGATTACGGGCGTTCTGAGAAATCAACTTGGTTACAATGGTGTTGTGATTACCGATGGCCTCTATATGCAGGGCATCAGCGATCAATGGACGTTGAGCCAGGCCGCAGTGCTCTCTATCATTGCTGGTGACGACCTTGTGGAGGGGCCTTATACACCTGACCAGGTGGCCGCCGTTGTGACTGCCCTCAAGCAAGCTATTCAGCAGGGTAAATTGACCATCGACCGCATTAATCAGTCTGTACAGCGCATATTACTGATGAAGCTGCAATATGGAATAATTAAATAG
- a CDS encoding ATP-binding protein, with translation MSQPSLSSTSVVEVQQSKKGHMQALPVRVELRSLIEAVPDALLLIDEQGKIVLVNHQAEQLFGYSRQEFLGLDLEYLFPERFRTQHLQHRYTYLQDPAVRPMGPGLELYGRRKDGSEFPIDVSLSPMQTIAGLFIISSIRDITGRRRLEQAAHTHLTLLQAVIDALPSGVYLVQGKEAELIVANRAVSKIWGATWIPGQPLQDFLQTHHIQVLDSNERELAYDQFAITRAIRTGQPILQYQEVIRHADGTRLPILFNAVAFAPEYLQDLLATDVQSGGVLVIMQDITPLKAVEQMKDEFIGLAAHELRTPLAALKGFVEMLVLQTQRGKGPALADWQDEALAEIQVATSRLMEFSEALLDVTRIQAGRLILNVRYTDLVDLLQKVVQRVQASTQQHTLCLHTTAETFLVPIDALRIDQVFFNLLSNAVKYSPGGGVIEIDIRLDQQGREAIISIRDHGIGIPEHQQSLLFQRFIRADNTQGIIGAGLGLYLCREYIERHGGHIWFESVEHQGSTFFVSLPLPAHTWSP, from the coding sequence ATGTCACAACCATCGCTCTCTTCCACAAGTGTAGTAGAAGTACAGCAATCAAAGAAGGGACATATGCAAGCTTTACCGGTTCGCGTCGAGCTTCGGTCTCTGATCGAAGCAGTTCCCGATGCCTTGCTGCTCATTGATGAACAGGGGAAGATTGTCCTGGTCAATCATCAAGCCGAGCAACTCTTTGGCTACTCGCGCCAGGAATTCCTTGGCCTGGATTTAGAATACCTGTTTCCAGAGCGATTTCGCACGCAGCATCTTCAGCACAGATACACTTATTTGCAGGACCCTGCGGTACGTCCAATGGGTCCAGGACTGGAGCTCTATGGCCGGCGCAAGGATGGCAGCGAGTTTCCGATTGATGTCAGCTTAAGCCCCATGCAAACCATTGCCGGACTCTTCATCATCAGCAGTATTCGCGATATCACCGGGCGTCGACGGCTGGAACAGGCTGCCCATACCCATCTCACGTTATTACAGGCAGTCATTGATGCGCTGCCGAGCGGCGTCTATCTCGTGCAGGGGAAAGAGGCGGAACTAATAGTTGCTAATCGCGCGGTCTCTAAGATCTGGGGCGCAACCTGGATTCCAGGGCAGCCCTTGCAAGATTTTTTACAGACGCACCATATTCAGGTCCTTGATAGCAATGAGCGAGAGCTGGCTTACGACCAGTTCGCCATCACCCGTGCCATTCGAACCGGCCAGCCCATTCTCCAGTACCAGGAAGTGATCCGGCACGCCGATGGCACACGCCTTCCCATTCTGTTCAATGCAGTCGCGTTCGCGCCGGAATATCTTCAGGACCTGCTGGCGACCGATGTTCAGAGCGGAGGAGTACTTGTCATCATGCAGGATATCACGCCTCTCAAGGCTGTGGAGCAGATGAAAGATGAATTCATCGGCCTGGCCGCCCATGAATTACGCACACCCCTGGCGGCGTTAAAAGGGTTTGTCGAGATGCTGGTCCTTCAAACGCAGCGCGGCAAAGGCCCGGCGCTGGCAGACTGGCAGGACGAGGCCCTGGCAGAAATACAGGTAGCCACCAGCCGACTCATGGAATTCTCAGAAGCCCTGCTGGATGTCACGCGCATTCAAGCCGGACGTCTCATACTGAATGTGAGATACACAGACCTGGTTGACCTTCTCCAGAAAGTTGTGCAGCGCGTACAGGCTAGCACGCAGCAGCATACGCTATGCCTGCATACAACGGCTGAGACTTTCCTGGTTCCAATCGACGCCCTGCGCATTGATCAGGTCTTCTTTAATCTGTTGAGCAATGCCGTCAAGTACAGCCCGGGCGGCGGAGTGATTGAGATCGACATTCGCCTGGATCAACAGGGGCGCGAGGCAATTATCTCTATACGCGATCACGGCATCGGTATCCCTGAGCATCAACAATCGCTATTGTTTCAACGTTTTATACGCGCCGATAACACGCAAGGCATCATTGGAGCAGGCCTGGGACTCTATTTATGCCGCGAATACATTGAACGACACGGCGGGCATATCTGGTTCGAGTCGGTCGAACACCAGGGTTCCACCTTCTTTGTCTCCTTGCCACTTCCCGCGCATACCTGGTCTCCATAG
- a CDS encoding CheR family methyltransferase translates to MADQSTSLSSRNLVVIGSSAGGIEALLVIVSSLPENFPAPVVLAQHLDPNRASNLSTIFQRRTSLPVIEITAHTYLEVGKIYVAPANCHVTINDGYIETQEDTVGRPKPSVDLLLSSAAKVYGERLVAVILTGTGSDGSAGAIEVKHSGGVVIIQNPQTARFPGMPLALPPTIVDLQVDLERIGPILYKLLTGISLPPDEQQGQVLGELLEFLKDQLHINISIYKASALLRCMGYRMLVTNTSAMGDYLNYVKSVPTEAVELVKSLLATSPQFFRDPDAFASLRSTVLPELVARGYDRHRVLRCWSAGCATGEDAYSLAMLLTDMLGAELPQWTIKIFATDLNAAAITFARRGLYPENVLQGLPPGYKERFFDRADHGHHVKKMLRQMVVFGAYDLASSTPFPAIDLIMCRNVLGYFTPETQERILAQFAFSLFPGGYLLLDKTEAIRPSSRLYTGVKKNMNVYRCVSKALLETHLSGTLELTKLSFQGRLSSHALLALGKQHEEVQVSRSGFDLGQLRHFNELLFRSLPIGIVVIDRSYRIVTANTISRRLLRLSSDGGEQDFLHSASGIPYAEVRVAIDRAFEEGKVIALREVGLDASVGGSGHYVELTINPIGSGMAVAPELAVISIIDMTEQVRMLRRMEALRSEQTQLVKELGASNERLDEVNKALVEANERLQATNEDMILIQEDLQARLEELETTNEESQANLEEVEANNEEFQSAYEALQKTIEELQEQNAILTVTQAHLAEIIAHIPCIILVLSGPELLVESFHVPNGEWLREETIIGRPLEHISRLIWEDGLQVERLARRVYNQDVSQILPTMHALQTLGVTGKLLFMLVPSHHPDGSVSGVIIYGINGTELAEKKSEVQSIDTAS, encoded by the coding sequence ATGGCTGATCAAAGCACATCCTTAAGCAGCCGTAACCTGGTGGTGATTGGGTCCTCGGCAGGCGGTATCGAAGCACTACTGGTCATAGTGAGCAGCCTGCCGGAAAACTTTCCTGCGCCGGTTGTACTGGCGCAGCATCTCGACCCCAATCGAGCCAGTAATTTAAGCACGATTTTCCAGAGGCGCACTTCCTTGCCTGTGATAGAAATAACAGCCCATACCTATCTCGAGGTAGGCAAGATTTACGTGGCCCCGGCAAATTGCCATGTGACGATCAATGATGGGTATATTGAGACACAAGAGGATACGGTGGGGCGTCCAAAACCTTCGGTAGATCTGCTGCTTTCCAGCGCCGCAAAGGTGTATGGCGAACGCCTGGTTGCTGTGATTCTCACCGGCACCGGTTCAGATGGCTCGGCAGGAGCCATTGAAGTGAAGCACTCCGGTGGAGTGGTCATCATTCAAAACCCGCAAACGGCTCGCTTCCCAGGGATGCCTTTAGCACTTCCTCCGACCATCGTGGATCTTCAGGTGGATCTAGAACGCATTGGCCCGATACTCTACAAACTATTAACAGGGATCTCTTTACCACCTGACGAGCAACAAGGACAGGTACTCGGCGAACTCCTCGAATTCTTGAAAGATCAGTTACATATCAATATCAGTATCTACAAGGCTTCGGCATTGCTGCGCTGTATGGGATATCGTATGCTCGTAACCAATACCTCTGCGATGGGTGATTACCTCAATTACGTGAAGTCGGTACCGACAGAGGCGGTGGAACTGGTGAAATCACTGCTTGCCACTTCTCCGCAATTCTTTCGCGATCCCGACGCATTCGCCTCTCTCAGGAGCACTGTATTGCCAGAGTTGGTGGCGCGAGGATATGACCGGCATCGCGTCCTACGCTGCTGGTCAGCGGGATGCGCTACCGGAGAGGATGCCTACTCACTCGCGATGCTTCTCACTGACATGCTTGGGGCGGAACTGCCTCAGTGGACGATCAAGATTTTTGCGACCGATTTGAATGCGGCCGCGATCACTTTTGCGCGGCGCGGATTATATCCTGAGAACGTGCTGCAAGGATTGCCACCGGGATACAAGGAACGATTCTTCGATAGAGCCGACCACGGCCATCATGTGAAGAAAATGCTGCGTCAAATGGTTGTTTTTGGAGCATATGACCTGGCTTCCAGTACGCCATTCCCCGCTATCGACCTGATCATGTGCAGGAATGTGCTGGGTTATTTTACACCCGAGACGCAGGAGCGTATCCTGGCACAGTTTGCTTTCTCGCTCTTTCCAGGTGGGTACCTGCTGCTGGACAAGACTGAGGCGATACGTCCTTCTTCACGGCTCTATACAGGCGTGAAGAAGAACATGAACGTGTATCGCTGCGTCAGCAAGGCTCTGCTCGAGACACACTTGTCCGGTACTCTCGAGTTGACAAAGCTATCTTTCCAGGGGCGCCTGAGTAGCCACGCGTTGCTCGCTCTCGGAAAGCAGCATGAGGAGGTACAGGTGTCACGATCAGGCTTTGATCTTGGGCAATTGCGGCACTTCAATGAGTTGTTGTTCCGTTCCTTGCCCATTGGTATTGTGGTGATAGATCGCAGCTACCGTATTGTGACCGCGAACACTATCTCGCGGCGGTTGCTGCGCTTGAGTAGCGATGGCGGCGAGCAAGATTTTCTTCATTCCGCCTCAGGCATTCCCTATGCGGAAGTGCGTGTCGCTATAGATAGGGCCTTTGAGGAGGGTAAAGTGATCGCGTTGCGGGAAGTTGGGCTTGATGCCAGTGTGGGAGGTAGCGGACATTATGTTGAACTGACTATAAATCCCATAGGATCGGGAATGGCCGTAGCTCCAGAACTGGCGGTGATCAGTATCATCGATATGACCGAACAGGTGCGCATGCTGCGGCGAATGGAAGCGCTTCGATCCGAACAAACGCAGCTGGTGAAAGAACTTGGAGCTTCCAATGAGCGCCTGGATGAAGTGAATAAAGCGCTAGTAGAGGCGAATGAGAGGCTACAGGCGACGAATGAAGATATGATCCTGATCCAGGAAGACCTGCAGGCCAGGCTAGAGGAGTTGGAGACGACGAATGAGGAATCGCAAGCGAACCTGGAGGAGGTGGAGGCCAATAATGAAGAATTTCAGAGTGCATATGAGGCATTACAGAAAACGATAGAAGAATTGCAGGAACAGAATGCTATCCTGACAGTTACACAGGCACATCTGGCGGAGATCATTGCGCATATTCCTTGCATCATCCTGGTGCTGAGTGGGCCAGAACTGCTGGTGGAGAGCTTTCACGTACCGAATGGAGAGTGGCTGCGAGAAGAAACAATTATCGGTCGGCCATTGGAGCATATCTCCAGGCTCATTTGGGAGGATGGCTTGCAGGTTGAACGCCTGGCAAGAAGGGTCTATAATCAAGATGTATCACAGATACTTCCCACTATGCATGCCCTGCAAACATTGGGTGTAACCGGTAAGCTGTTATTTATGCTCGTGCCTTCTCATCACCCTGACGGAAGTGTCTCCGGTGTGATCATCTACGGAATAAACGGAACGGAACTGGCGGAAAAAAAGTCCGAGGTGCAATCGATCGATACCGCTTCATGA